One window from the genome of Aquabacterium sp. A3 encodes:
- the gcvP gene encoding aminomethyl-transferring glycine dehydrogenase: MPNALHSLAHLEDATAFRARHIGPDTADEAQMLSAIGVASRQALMDSIVPASIRRTEGMQLPAPLTEAQALAELKGIAQQNKLMRNFIGQGYYGTLTPGVILRNILENPAWYTAYTPYQAEISQGRMEALVNFQTMVTDLTGMAIANASMLDEATAAAEAMTLAARVGKSKSLRFVVCHDVFPQTLEVVQTRAEPLGITVDVVHAAHLATHLETHDCFAALLQYPGVNGQIRQIQPLIDALHAKGALAIVAADLLALTLLAPPGELGADIVCGTTQRFGMPMGNGGPHAAYLATKDEFKRSLPGRLVGVSVDSHGHTAYRLALQTREQHIRREKATSNICTAQVLPAVVASMYAVYHGPDGLQRIARRVASYASILAEGLKALGRTLVHDTWFDTVQVLAEDRAAILAAAEKMGINLRDASADSISISLDETTTRDDIIDLWTLFAGSKALPSFAAFERGVSLGIPEGLQRQSAYMTHPVFNRYHSETEMLRYLRGLADKDLALDRTMIPLGSCTMKLNATSEMIPITWPEFAQIHPFAPRHQLRGYELLNDQLCNWLSQATGYAGISLQPNAGSQGEYAGLLIIKAWHESRGEGHRNICLIPESAHGTNPASAQMVGMQVVVTKCDAEGNVDLDNLKAKCEQHSANLAAVMITYPSTYGVFETRVTELCALVHQHGGRVYVDGANMNALVGLAAPGQFGGDVSHLNLHKTFCIPHGGGGPGVGPVCVVEDLKPFLPAHRSAGIGSEQQVGAVSAAPLGNAAVLPISWMYIRMMGADGLKAATEVAILNANYVAARLADHYDIHFSSGQANVKGGGVAHECILDLRPLKDTSGVSAEDVAKRLIDYGFHAPTLSFPVAGTLMVEPTESESMAELDRFCDAMIAIRDEIRQVEQGQLPQDDNPLKNAPHTAESLLKADWAHAYSREQAAYPVASLRKQKYWSPVGRVDNVYGDRNLFCACVPLSEYQ, from the coding sequence ATGCCGAACGCCCTGCACTCTCTCGCCCACCTTGAAGACGCCACCGCTTTCCGTGCCCGCCACATCGGGCCCGATACGGCGGACGAAGCCCAGATGCTGTCCGCCATCGGCGTGGCCTCGCGCCAGGCCCTGATGGACAGCATCGTGCCTGCCAGCATCCGTCGCACCGAAGGCATGCAGTTGCCTGCGCCGCTGACCGAAGCCCAGGCGCTGGCCGAGCTCAAGGGCATCGCGCAGCAAAACAAGCTGATGCGCAACTTCATCGGGCAGGGCTATTACGGCACTCTCACCCCCGGCGTCATCCTGCGCAACATCCTCGAGAACCCGGCCTGGTACACGGCCTACACGCCGTACCAGGCCGAGATCTCGCAGGGTCGCATGGAGGCCCTGGTCAACTTCCAGACCATGGTCACCGATCTGACCGGCATGGCGATTGCCAACGCATCCATGCTGGACGAGGCCACCGCCGCCGCCGAAGCCATGACCCTGGCGGCCCGCGTGGGCAAGAGCAAATCGCTGCGCTTCGTGGTGTGCCACGACGTCTTCCCGCAAACGCTGGAAGTGGTACAGACCCGCGCCGAGCCGCTGGGCATCACCGTGGACGTGGTGCACGCGGCACACCTGGCCACCCACCTGGAAACCCACGACTGCTTTGCGGCACTGCTGCAGTACCCCGGCGTCAACGGTCAGATCCGCCAGATTCAGCCCCTGATTGATGCCCTGCACGCCAAGGGCGCCCTGGCGATCGTGGCCGCCGACCTGCTGGCCCTGACCCTGCTGGCGCCCCCGGGCGAGCTGGGCGCCGACATCGTGTGCGGCACCACCCAACGCTTCGGCATGCCCATGGGCAATGGCGGCCCGCACGCCGCCTACCTGGCCACCAAGGACGAGTTCAAGCGTTCGCTGCCCGGCCGCCTGGTGGGCGTGAGCGTGGACAGCCACGGCCACACCGCCTACCGCCTGGCCCTGCAAACCCGCGAGCAGCACATCCGCCGCGAAAAGGCCACCTCCAACATCTGCACGGCACAAGTGCTGCCCGCAGTCGTGGCCAGCATGTACGCCGTGTACCACGGCCCCGACGGACTGCAGCGCATCGCTCGACGCGTGGCCAGCTACGCCTCCATCCTGGCGGAAGGCCTCAAGGCCCTGGGCCGCACCCTGGTGCACGACACCTGGTTCGACACCGTGCAGGTGCTGGCCGAAGACCGCGCCGCCATCCTGGCGGCAGCCGAGAAAATGGGCATCAACCTGCGTGACGCCAGCGCCGACAGCATCAGCATCTCGCTGGATGAAACCACCACGCGCGACGACATCATCGACCTGTGGACGCTGTTTGCCGGCAGCAAGGCCCTGCCCTCGTTCGCGGCTTTCGAGCGCGGCGTGAGCCTGGGCATCCCCGAGGGCTTGCAGCGCCAGAGCGCCTACATGACGCACCCGGTGTTCAACCGCTACCACAGCGAAACCGAGATGCTGCGCTACCTGCGTGGCCTGGCCGACAAGGACCTGGCGCTGGACCGCACCATGATCCCGCTGGGCTCGTGCACCATGAAACTCAACGCCACCAGCGAGATGATTCCCATCACGTGGCCCGAGTTCGCACAGATCCACCCCTTCGCCCCACGCCACCAGCTGCGCGGCTACGAGCTGCTGAATGATCAGCTGTGCAACTGGCTGTCACAGGCCACCGGCTACGCTGGCATCAGCCTGCAGCCCAATGCCGGCTCGCAAGGCGAGTACGCTGGCCTGCTGATCATCAAGGCCTGGCACGAGTCGCGTGGCGAAGGCCACCGCAACATCTGCCTGATCCCCGAAAGCGCCCACGGCACCAACCCCGCCTCGGCCCAGATGGTGGGCATGCAGGTGGTGGTCACCAAGTGCGATGCCGAGGGCAACGTCGACCTGGACAACCTCAAGGCCAAATGCGAGCAGCACAGCGCCAACCTGGCTGCGGTGATGATCACCTACCCGTCCACCTACGGCGTGTTCGAGACGCGCGTGACCGAGCTGTGCGCCCTGGTGCACCAGCACGGCGGCCGCGTCTACGTGGACGGCGCCAACATGAACGCGCTGGTGGGCCTGGCGGCGCCCGGGCAGTTCGGTGGCGATGTCAGCCACCTCAACCTGCACAAGACCTTCTGCATCCCGCACGGCGGTGGCGGCCCTGGCGTGGGCCCGGTGTGTGTGGTCGAAGACCTCAAGCCCTTCCTGCCCGCCCACCGCTCGGCGGGCATCGGGTCTGAGCAACAGGTGGGTGCCGTGTCAGCGGCACCGCTGGGTAATGCCGCCGTGCTGCCCATCAGCTGGATGTACATCCGCATGATGGGCGCCGACGGCCTGAAGGCCGCCACCGAGGTGGCCATCTTGAATGCCAATTACGTGGCCGCCCGCCTGGCCGATCATTACGACATCCACTTCAGCAGCGGCCAGGCCAATGTGAAGGGTGGCGGCGTGGCCCACGAGTGCATCCTGGATCTGCGCCCCCTGAAGGACACCAGCGGCGTCAGCGCCGAAGACGTGGCCAAGCGTCTGATCGACTACGGCTTCCACGCACCCACCCTGAGCTTCCCTGTGGCCGGCACGCTGATGGTCGAACCCACCGAAAGCGAATCCATGGCCGAGCTGGATCGCTTCTGCGACGCCATGATCGCCATCCGCGACGAGATCCGTCAGGTGGAACAAGGCCAGCTGCCGCAGGACGACAACCCGCTGAAGAACGCGCCGCACACGGCCGAGAGCCTGCTCAAGGCCGACTGGGCGCACGCCTACAGCCGCGAACAGGCCGCCTACCCGGTGGCCAGCCTGCGCAAGCAGAAGTACTGGTCGCCCGTGGGCCGCGTGGACAACGTCTATGGCGACCGCAACCTGTTCTGCGCCTGCGTGCCCCTGAGCGAGTACCAGTGA
- a CDS encoding fused MFS/spermidine synthase: protein MPQQSSASSATPDVERDDHTLTMSFDGDLIQSRMRLDDPTALDLQYSQVMMAFTMFVPQPRRALMIGLGGGSLVRHLLHHFPGLHLTVVEINPGVLAARDTFQVPPDGPSLRTVCADGAAFVKAATPGAYDLILVDAFDEVGEPDALSNSAFYRACRDALAPEGVLVVNLLDREPRCSTLIGRIWSVFGEPVLPLEVECEGNRIVLASSDEVFRHCARNLLQQWQQLLPVHQEMLDGLQDELAEVLQPWAARPKASPQPSKGKRRGKGAAPKPRP, encoded by the coding sequence ATGCCCCAACAATCATCTGCATCCTCTGCCACCCCCGATGTCGAGCGCGACGACCATACGCTGACCATGTCCTTCGATGGTGACCTGATCCAGAGCCGCATGCGCCTGGACGACCCGACGGCCCTGGACCTGCAGTACAGCCAGGTGATGATGGCCTTCACCATGTTTGTGCCGCAGCCACGTCGCGCCTTGATGATTGGTTTGGGCGGTGGCTCGCTGGTGCGGCACCTGTTGCACCATTTTCCCGGCCTGCACCTGACGGTGGTGGAGATCAACCCTGGCGTGCTGGCTGCACGCGATACTTTCCAGGTTCCGCCTGATGGGCCGTCGCTGCGGACGGTGTGTGCGGATGGTGCCGCCTTCGTGAAGGCCGCCACACCTGGGGCCTACGACCTGATCCTGGTGGATGCGTTTGATGAGGTGGGCGAGCCGGACGCCTTGAGCAACTCGGCCTTTTACCGCGCGTGTCGCGATGCGCTGGCACCTGAAGGGGTGTTGGTCGTGAACCTGCTGGACCGCGAGCCCCGGTGCAGCACCTTGATTGGCCGCATCTGGTCGGTGTTTGGCGAGCCGGTGTTGCCGCTGGAGGTGGAGTGCGAGGGCAACCGCATCGTGCTGGCCAGCTCGGACGAGGTGTTCAGGCACTGCGCGCGCAATCTGCTCCAGCAATGGCAGCAGTTGCTGCCCGTGCACCAGGAAATGCTGGACGGGCTGCAAGATGAGCTGGCGGAGGTGTTGCAGCCCTGGGCCGCCCGGCCCAAGGCATCGCCACAGCCCAGCAAAGGCAAGCGCAGGGGCAAGGGGGCGGCGCCTAAGCCGCGCCCCTGA
- the ppsR gene encoding posphoenolpyruvate synthetase regulatory kinase/phosphorylase PpsR encodes MPDRSVFFISDGTGITAETMGNSVLAQFAVKPRHVRRPFIDTVDKAHQVVREINAAAEREGKPPIVFSTMANDEVLDILKGCRGKVFDVIKTFVEPLEEEFNMKSNHRVGRFSDASQDREYNNRIEAINFALEHDDGQSARNLDEADVVLVGVSRCGKTPTSLYLAMQHGIKAANVPLIPEDFDRGFLPTMLKPYKKKCFGLTIDPERLSQIRNERRPNSKYASLLNCRTEVSAAESMMRREGIAWLSSTHKSIEEIATTILRDIRPDRLIY; translated from the coding sequence ATGCCCGACCGCAGCGTTTTTTTCATCTCCGATGGCACTGGTATCACCGCAGAGACCATGGGTAACTCCGTGTTGGCTCAGTTCGCCGTCAAACCACGCCATGTGCGACGTCCATTCATCGACACGGTGGACAAGGCGCATCAGGTGGTGCGTGAGATCAACGCAGCGGCCGAGCGCGAGGGCAAGCCCCCCATCGTGTTCAGCACCATGGCGAATGACGAGGTGCTGGACATTCTCAAAGGATGCCGCGGCAAGGTGTTTGACGTGATCAAGACCTTTGTCGAGCCGCTGGAAGAAGAGTTCAACATGAAGTCCAACCACCGGGTGGGGCGCTTCAGCGATGCCAGCCAGGACCGCGAGTACAACAACCGGATCGAGGCCATCAACTTTGCCCTGGAGCACGACGACGGTCAGTCGGCTCGCAATCTGGACGAGGCCGATGTGGTGCTGGTGGGCGTCAGCCGATGTGGCAAGACACCCACATCGCTGTACCTGGCCATGCAACATGGCATCAAGGCGGCCAATGTGCCGTTGATCCCGGAGGACTTTGATCGGGGCTTTCTGCCCACGATGCTCAAACCCTATAAAAAGAAATGCTTTGGCCTGACGATCGACCCGGAGCGTTTGAGCCAGATCCGCAATGAGCGGCGGCCCAACAGCAAGTACGCCAGCTTGCTGAACTGCCGCACCGAGGTGAGTGCGGCCGAATCCATGATGCGCCGCGAGGGCATTGCCTGGCTGTCGTCCACCCACAAGTCGATTGAAGAAATCGCCACCACCATCTTGCGCGACATCCGCCCGGATCGCCTCATTTATTGA
- the ppsA gene encoding phosphoenolpyruvate synthase: MTQRFEPTALVVPFEQLRMDDVEAVGGKNASLGEMISQLPEGVRVPTGFATTAHAFREFLKHDGLTERISQRLATLDTDDVRALAAAGAEIRGWVEAQPFPADLEQAIRTAYAKLAGDNPDASFAVRSSATAEDLPDASFAGQQETFLNVVGIDDILHKMKEVFASLYNDRAISYRVHKGFAHDVVALSAGVQRMVRSDIGAAGVMFTIDTESGFSDVVFITSSYGLGETVVQGAVNPDEFYVHKPALKAGKQAVIRRNLGSKLIKMEFSTPDEKAATGKLVKTVDTTVEARNRYSLSNDDVMELARYALIIEEHYGRPMDIEWGKDGTDGKLYILQARPETVKSQQQGKAEQRYKLKSSGTVLAEGRAIGQKIGTGPVRIVHNIAEMDKVQPGDVLVTDMTDPNWEPVMKRASAIVTNRGGRTCHAAIIARELGIPAVVGCGNATDRLLDGTLVTVACSEGDTGYIYEGLLETEITEVTRGEMPHIGLKIMMNVGNPQLAFDFCQMPNSGVGLARLEFIINNNIGVHPKAILDYPNVDNDLKKAVESVARGHASPRAFYVDKLAEGVATIAAAFYPKPVIVRLSDFKSNEYKKLIGGSRYEPEEENPMLGFRGASRYISEEFGEAFAMECEALKRVRNDMGLNNVEIMVPFVRTLKQGERVTQMLADHGLVRAAKGGTDGLRVIMMCEVPSNAILAEQFLEFFDGMSIGSNDLTQLTLGLDRDSGLELLAHDFDERDPAVKAMISRAIAACRATGKYIGICGQGPSDHPDFADWLAAEGIVSISLNPDTVVDTWQRLAAR, from the coding sequence ATGACCCAACGCTTTGAGCCGACCGCCCTGGTCGTGCCCTTCGAGCAATTGCGCATGGACGACGTTGAAGCCGTCGGGGGCAAGAATGCCTCGCTCGGCGAAATGATCTCCCAGCTGCCCGAGGGCGTCCGCGTGCCCACCGGCTTTGCCACCACTGCTCACGCGTTCCGCGAATTTTTGAAACACGATGGCCTGACGGAGCGCATCAGCCAGCGCCTGGCCACCTTGGACACCGACGACGTTCGCGCCCTGGCCGCCGCCGGCGCCGAAATCCGTGGCTGGGTCGAGGCACAACCTTTCCCGGCCGATCTGGAACAAGCCATCCGCACCGCCTACGCCAAGTTGGCCGGCGACAACCCCGATGCGTCATTCGCCGTGCGTTCGTCAGCCACGGCCGAAGACTTGCCCGACGCCTCGTTCGCCGGCCAGCAAGAAACCTTCCTGAACGTGGTGGGCATTGACGACATCCTGCACAAGATGAAGGAAGTGTTCGCCTCGCTGTACAACGACCGCGCCATCTCCTACCGCGTGCACAAGGGCTTCGCGCACGACGTGGTGGCCTTGTCGGCCGGCGTGCAACGCATGGTGCGCTCGGACATCGGTGCTGCGGGCGTCATGTTCACCATCGACACAGAGTCCGGTTTTTCGGACGTGGTCTTCATCACCTCCAGCTATGGCCTGGGTGAAACCGTGGTGCAAGGCGCCGTCAACCCCGACGAGTTCTACGTCCACAAGCCCGCGCTCAAGGCCGGCAAGCAGGCGGTCATCCGCCGCAACCTGGGCTCCAAGCTCATCAAGATGGAGTTCTCCACGCCCGATGAGAAGGCCGCCACCGGCAAGCTGGTCAAAACCGTGGACACCACGGTGGAAGCCCGCAACCGCTACAGCCTCAGCAATGACGATGTGATGGAGCTGGCCCGCTATGCCCTGATCATTGAAGAGCATTATGGCCGCCCCATGGACATCGAATGGGGCAAGGACGGCACCGACGGAAAGTTGTACATCCTGCAGGCTCGCCCCGAGACCGTGAAGAGTCAGCAACAAGGCAAGGCCGAGCAGCGCTACAAGCTCAAGAGCTCGGGCACCGTGCTGGCCGAAGGCCGCGCCATCGGCCAGAAGATCGGCACCGGCCCCGTGCGCATCGTGCACAACATCGCCGAGATGGACAAGGTGCAGCCCGGTGACGTACTGGTCACTGACATGACCGACCCCAACTGGGAGCCGGTGATGAAGCGCGCCAGCGCCATCGTCACCAACCGTGGTGGCCGCACCTGCCACGCCGCCATCATCGCCCGTGAACTGGGCATCCCGGCCGTGGTGGGCTGCGGCAACGCCACCGACCGCCTGCTCGATGGCACCCTGGTGACCGTGGCCTGTTCTGAAGGTGACACGGGCTACATCTACGAAGGCCTGCTGGAAACCGAAATCACCGAGGTGACCCGCGGTGAAATGCCCCACATCGGCCTGAAGATCATGATGAACGTGGGCAACCCGCAACTGGCCTTCGACTTCTGCCAGATGCCCAACAGTGGCGTGGGTCTGGCGCGGCTGGAGTTCATCATCAACAACAACATCGGCGTGCACCCCAAGGCCATCCTCGACTACCCCAACGTCGACAATGACCTCAAAAAAGCCGTCGAATCGGTGGCGCGTGGTCACGCATCACCCCGCGCCTTCTATGTGGACAAACTGGCCGAAGGCGTGGCCACCATCGCGGCCGCGTTCTACCCCAAGCCGGTCATCGTGCGCCTGTCAGACTTCAAGTCCAACGAGTACAAGAAGCTGATCGGCGGCTCACGCTACGAGCCCGAAGAAGAAAACCCCATGCTGGGCTTCCGTGGCGCCTCGCGCTACATCTCGGAAGAGTTTGGCGAGGCCTTTGCCATGGAATGCGAAGCGCTCAAGCGTGTGCGCAACGACATGGGCCTGAACAACGTCGAGATCATGGTGCCCTTCGTGCGCACCTTGAAGCAGGGCGAGCGTGTCACCCAGATGCTGGCCGATCACGGCCTGGTGCGTGCAGCCAAGGGCGGCACCGATGGACTGCGCGTGATCATGATGTGCGAAGTGCCGAGCAACGCCATCCTGGCCGAGCAGTTCCTGGAGTTCTTCGACGGCATGTCCATCGGCTCGAACGACCTGACCCAGCTCACCCTGGGCCTGGACCGCGACTCGGGGCTGGAGTTGCTGGCCCATGATTTCGACGAACGGGATCCCGCCGTGAAGGCCATGATCTCACGCGCCATCGCCGCTTGCCGGGCCACCGGCAAATACATTGGCATTTGCGGTCAAGGCCCGTCTGATCACCCCGACTTTGCAGACTGGCTGGCCGCAGAGGGCATTGTGTCGATCTCGCTGAACCCAGACACCGTGGTCGACACCTGGCAACGCCTGGCCGCCCGATGA
- the rpsF gene encoding 30S ribosomal protein S6, whose protein sequence is MRHYEIIVLIHPDQSEQVPAMLERYKTLITSNGGQVHRVEDWGRRQLAYQINKLAKAHYLCLNIEISKETLAELETGFKFNDAVLRHLTVLKDKAETAPSVMMKQVEREEARKAQQEQATA, encoded by the coding sequence ATGCGTCACTATGAAATCATCGTGCTGATCCACCCGGATCAAAGCGAACAGGTTCCGGCCATGCTGGAGCGCTACAAGACCCTGATCACCAGCAATGGTGGCCAGGTTCACCGTGTTGAAGACTGGGGTCGTCGCCAACTGGCCTACCAGATCAACAAGCTGGCCAAGGCCCATTACCTGTGCCTGAACATCGAAATCAGCAAGGAAACCCTGGCTGAACTCGAAACCGGCTTCAAGTTCAACGATGCCGTGCTGCGTCACCTGACCGTGCTGAAGGACAAGGCTGAAACCGCCCCGTCCGTCATGATGAAGCAAGTCGAGCGTGAAGAGGCCCGCAAGGCCCAGCAGGAGCAAGCCACCGCCTGA